The window GACTCCGGTATCGACGCCGTACAGCGACTCCGCCGCCATCACGACCTCCTCGAAGGCGGCGTTGCCGGCGCGCTCGCCGATGCCGTTGACCGAGACCTGCGCCTGTGAGGCGCCCGCCTCGAAGCCGGCCATCGCGTTGGCGGCGGCCAGTCCGAAGTCGTCGTGGGCGTGGACGTCGATCCGGGCGTCGGTGTGCTTGCGCACCTCCCGGACCATACTGGCGAAGCGCGTCGGCGTCGCGACGCCGGTCGTGTCGGGGATGTTGACCCAGTCGACGCCCGCCTCGTCGACGGCGCTCAGGATCTCCGCTAAGAAGTCGATGTCGGTCCGGGTGGCGTCCATCGGCGAGAACATCGCCTCGACGCCGGCGTCTTTCACTCGTTCGACGCTCTCGACGGCGCGCTCGACGGCCTCCTCGCGGGAGGCGTGCATCGAGTCCGCCAGCTGGACGTCGCTCGTGCTGACGAAGACGTGGACCAGCCCGACGCCGGAGTCGAGTGCGGCCTCCACGTCCTTGTCGACGACGCGCGCCAACCCGCAGACGGTCGTGTCCGTCGCGGCGGCGATGTCGCTGACGGACTCGAACTCGGCGTCGGAGTTGACCGGGAACCCCGCCTCGATGACGTGCGTCCCCATCTCGTCCAGCGTCGCCGCGATGTTCCGCTTCTCGTCGTAACTGAACGAGGTGCGTGGCGACTGCTCGCCGTCGCGGAGCGTCGTGTCGAAAATCCGTACGTTCTCGATCTCGGATTCAGTTATTTGGGCTAATGTGCCCTGGAAGAACTCGACCAGCCGGGGTGTCCGACTGAGCCTCCATGTCGTCGTTAGACATTGTGTCTGTTCACTGCCCCGGAAAGATATTAAAAGCTTTCGCTGTGGCCGGTCTCGGCGGCCACTCGCGACGGATCGCGTGGAACGGTCGAACCCATCTCAGAACGGCTGTGCGGCCGGAATATATGGTTATCGAGGCGCCACGGATATCGGCTCAGAACCGTACCCGGTGTCGACTTCGGCCGTGTGAACGCTCGCCAGTTGGCGCAATTTCCGCCTCGAAACCGGTCAGTTGCCCACCGTCGCCGCTCGCGCGCGCCTCGGAGTGGACGAACGGTCATCGGTTCGGAAGCGCCGACGACGCCGAGGCCACCGCTGCGGGCGAGGTAGTATCAATTCGATTATGTCTATGGGTCCGAATCCTTTTCGTCCCGCTTCGCGTCTACGTCGGTATGAGCGATTTCAACCTGAACCTCTCGGAGGCCGAAGAGCACCTCGACGAAGACGTCGAAGGCGACGTCGTCCTCGGCGTCCTCGACGGTTCGACCGACCCCGAGGTGTGGGTCCGAACCGTCGAGGCGGACAACGTCCTCGTCCTCGCCGTCGAGGGCGACCTCAACGAACTGGCGAAGGGGTTCGCCCGCCCGATCAGGGACATGGGCGGCAGCCTCACTCACTTCCGGGACTTCCTGATCGTGGCCCCGCCGGAGGTCGACATCGACACCGACCGCCTCTGAGCTACAGGAGCGTTTGCAACTGATTGCTCATCTGATCGCACGACAGCGTGTGATCGAGTGAGTGAAGACTTGCAAACGCTACTACAGGGTCACGCGTCGTGGCCGAAAGCCGACTGTCGCCAGCGACGCGACGCCGGTCGAAGACGAGGCGTATCAGCCGTGCGAGACGTATCAGCCGCACGGGACGTACTAGCTGCACGGGACGTATCAGCCGCACGAGGCACATCTGAAGCGAGGAACGACGTCACTCCGCTCCCGACCGCAGAAACGTCAGGACGTGGCCGTCGTCGTCGACGACGCGGACGCCGCCGTCGACGGGTTCCGGACCGCCCGACCAGGGCGCTCCCGCCTCGACCGCGGCGTCGGGGCTCGGCGTATCGAACGCGAGATCGACGTGCAGTCCGCCGCGGGCGTCCGCGATCCCCAACTGCGGCTCCCAGAGTTCGAGCGCCACCGGTCCGTCGAGGCGGACGCGACGACGCTCCTCGCCGCGGTCGACGACCTCGAACCCGAGCCGTCGGTACCGCTCTTCGGCCCGGGGGAGGTCCGTCACCTCCAGGACGACCTCGAAGATGCCCGTGAGCGGCGGCGGCCGTTCTCCCTCCGCCTCGCCCGCGGGATCGGCGGCGCCGGCGTCGCTCGCAGGGTTCGCAGTGCCGACGTCGCTCTCTCTGTCCACGTCGCCGATCTCGACGCAGTGGCCGTCCGGATCGTAGACGTAGAGGGAGTCGCTCGCGCCGAAGGAGAACTCGACCGGGTCGAGGTCGTCGAGTCGCCGCCGCCACGCCGCGTACGCCGCGGGCGTCGTCGAGAACGCGTAGTGGGTGTGCACGCCGCCGCGCGGGACGTCCGTCGGCCGCCGCAGGAGCAGCGTCGTCGGAGCGGCGTCTCCGGCGATCGGGCCGATCTCGTAGCCGACGGCCGCCGGCGGTTCGTCGGTTCCGGCCGCTTCGAGACCGAGGCGCCCCTCGTAGAATTCCCGCGCCCGCGCCAGCGACTTCACTTCGAGTCCGAGACGGCGGAGTCCGGTGAGCATACCCGACGTTGGCGACCCAGCGTCAAGGGTATACTGCCCGATACCGATCGGTCGGTCGGGATCGGGCAGTATCAGTTCCGAGATCCGACGTGAATTTATATACCGTCAGTCGCAGTATTGTCTCGTATGTCTGAAACGACGGCGGAGTCGCGGGATCCGCCGACGGAAGTCCGGGTCCTCCACGTCGACGACGATCCCGGCATCGCCGAGCTAACCGCCTCGTTTCTGACGCGCTTCGACGACGCGTTCTCGGTGTACACCTCGACCGATCCCGAGGCCGCGCTCGAACGTATCGAGGGCGAACGGATCGACTGCGTCGTCAGCGACTACGAGATGCCCGGGATGGACGGCCTCGAACTCCTCGAACGCGTCCGGGAGTTCGATCGCGACGTCCCGTTCATCCTCTTCACGGGACGGGGCTCCGAGGAGATCGCGAGCCAGGCGATCTCGGCCGGGGTGACCGACTACCTCCAGAAGGAGACCGGCACCGAGCAGTACGCCGTGCTGGCGAACCGCATCGAGAACGCCGTCGAACAGACCCGTTCACAGCGGGCGCTGGCGGAGAGCCAACGGCGGCTCTCGCGGTTCATCGACCAGTCGCCGCTGGGGACGATCGAGTACGACGAGAGCTTCACGATCGTCAGGGTCAACGAGGCGGCGACCGAGATCACGGGCTACGACGCGGCGGAACTGGTCGGGGGACCTGGCTCCCGATCGTCCCCGAGGAGGCGCGCCGACACGTCGCCGCGGTCGAGCGGCAACTGCTCGCCGACCGCGGCGGCTACCACAGCGTCAACGACATCGTCCGCAAGGACGGCGAGCGGCGGCTCTGCTCGTGGCACAACCAGGTCGTCACCGGCGAGGACGGCGACGTCATCTCGATCTTCTCGCAGTTCGAGGACATCACCGAGGAGGAGAAGCGGCGACGGGAGCTCGAACG is drawn from Halobellus limi and contains these coding sequences:
- a CDS encoding LeuA family protein, encoding MSFRGSEQTQCLTTTWRLSRTPRLVEFFQGTLAQITESEIENVRIFDTTLRDGEQSPRTSFSYDEKRNIAATLDEMGTHVIEAGFPVNSDAEFESVSDIAAATDTTVCGLARVVDKDVEAALDSGVGLVHVFVSTSDVQLADSMHASREEAVERAVESVERVKDAGVEAMFSPMDATRTDIDFLAEILSAVDEAGVDWVNIPDTTGVATPTRFASMVREVRKHTDARIDVHAHDDFGLAAANAMAGFEAGASQAQVSVNGIGERAGNAAFEEVVMAAESLYGVDTGVDTTRITELSRMVEEASDIPVPANKPVVGRNAFSHESGIHAAGVLENTDTFEPGVMTPDMVGAQREFVLGKHTGTHSVRKRLEESGFTPTDTEVRDVTRRVKDYGAEKERVTVDVLTRFAREVGVDREDEDDEQEEVRA
- a CDS encoding DUF5779 family protein; the protein is MSDFNLNLSEAEEHLDEDVEGDVVLGVLDGSTDPEVWVRTVEADNVLVLAVEGDLNELAKGFARPIRDMGGSLTHFRDFLIVAPPEVDIDTDRL
- a CDS encoding VOC family protein codes for the protein MLTGLRRLGLEVKSLARAREFYEGRLGLEAAGTDEPPAAVGYEIGPIAGDAAPTTLLLRRPTDVPRGGVHTHYAFSTTPAAYAAWRRRLDDLDPVEFSFGASDSLYVYDPDGHCVEIGDVDRESDVGTANPASDAGAADPAGEAEGERPPPLTGIFEVVLEVTDLPRAEERYRRLGFEVVDRGEERRRVRLDGPVALELWEPQLGIADARGGLHVDLAFDTPSPDAAVEAGAPWSGGPEPVDGGVRVVDDDGHVLTFLRSGAE